A window from Nitrospiraceae bacterium encodes these proteins:
- the panC gene encoding pantoate--beta-alanine ligase: MKIIRSLQAMTAWSEALRREGVTIGFVPTMGALHDGHRALIRAARLQCDALVVSIFVNPTQFGPQEDLATYPRPIAKDRALCRAEGVDVCFEPTAASMYPEGFQTVVTVPAIARRWEGESRPRHFVGVAAVVTKLFGIVRPHRAVFGQKDYQQAAVIRRLIEDLNLDITLDVRATVREHDGLAMSSRNVYLSTEQRRIAPVFYRALQAGRRAIEEGATDTASVREVMQKVIAEEPTIQIDYLAVCDPITLEPTLTIGRHAVLLGAIRIGSVRLIDTVMVKRSAR; encoded by the coding sequence ATGAAAATCATCCGCTCCCTTCAGGCCATGACCGCATGGAGCGAGGCGCTCCGCCGCGAAGGCGTGACCATCGGGTTTGTCCCGACGATGGGGGCGTTGCACGACGGCCATCGCGCCTTGATCCGTGCCGCTCGATTGCAATGCGACGCGTTGGTCGTGAGCATCTTCGTGAATCCGACCCAGTTCGGTCCCCAAGAAGATCTCGCCACCTATCCGCGCCCCATCGCGAAAGATCGCGCGCTCTGCAGGGCAGAAGGAGTCGACGTCTGTTTCGAGCCGACAGCAGCAAGCATGTATCCCGAGGGATTTCAAACCGTCGTGACGGTTCCGGCCATCGCCCGACGGTGGGAAGGAGAGTCTCGGCCCCGTCATTTCGTGGGTGTGGCGGCGGTCGTCACGAAATTGTTCGGGATCGTTCGCCCCCATCGTGCCGTCTTCGGTCAAAAAGACTATCAACAAGCGGCGGTCATTCGGCGGCTGATCGAGGACTTGAACCTTGACATCACGCTCGACGTTCGCGCGACCGTCAGGGAACATGACGGCTTGGCCATGAGTTCTCGCAACGTGTACCTTTCGACGGAACAACGGCGGATCGCCCCGGTCTTTTACCGAGCCTTGCAAGCCGGTCGGCGGGCGATCGAAGAGGGAGCGACGGACACGGCTTCGGTGCGAGAGGTTATGCAGAAGGTGATCGCCGAAGAACCCACCATTCAGATCGACTATCTGGCGGTCTGCGATCCGATCACACTAGAACCGACCCTGACTATCGGTCGACATGCCGTCCTGCTCGGAGCCATCCGCATCGGCTCCGTACGATTGATCGATACTGTAATGGTAAAGCGGTCCGCTCGATGA
- a CDS encoding PilZ domain-containing protein, with amino-acid sequence MKDLHCPNCGTPFVRATSREGAVGRLLSRINVFPFRCQLCTNQFRAFWSGAREDTQAFDKRQYKRLPTSIEAGFLTDSNLRGTNRITEISMGGCTLRTTAELPRGTFLELTLKPTSEPEPITIESGMVASVRPSSLGISFLEMAPRDKQRLSQIVLGLLVSLSRLPTSGM; translated from the coding sequence ATGAAGGATCTGCACTGTCCGAATTGTGGAACACCGTTTGTCCGCGCCACCTCTCGAGAGGGGGCTGTGGGGCGTCTCCTCAGTCGTATCAATGTCTTCCCCTTCCGGTGCCAGCTCTGTACGAATCAGTTCCGCGCATTTTGGTCCGGTGCCCGCGAAGACACACAAGCGTTCGATAAGCGCCAATACAAACGCCTCCCGACTTCTATTGAAGCGGGATTCTTGACGGATAGTAATCTGCGGGGCACAAATCGGATCACGGAAATTTCGATGGGGGGGTGCACGCTGCGGACAACGGCTGAACTGCCGCGAGGCACGTTTCTCGAACTGACGTTGAAGCCGACGTCGGAGCCGGAGCCGATCACCATCGAATCGGGGATGGTGGCCTCCGTTCGCCCGTCCTCTCTTGGGATCTCCTTTCTCGAGATGGCGCCCCGAGATAAACAACGGCTCAGTCAAATCGTGCTCGGGCTGCTCGTCAGCCTCAGCCGCCTTCCAACCAGCGGCATGTAA
- a CDS encoding LL-diaminopimelate aminotransferase — protein MGGFPIEVATRIKTLPLYLFAAIDKMKQEAIARGVDIINLGIGDPDLPTPAPIIESLAQAAKNPKHHQYPSYEGMLTFRKAVADWYKRRFDVTLDPANEVLTLIGSKEGIGHIHLAFVDPGDVVLVPSPGYPVYPVGTSFSGGVSHIMPLTKSNGFLPDLKAIPKDVAKKAKLMWLNSPNNPTSVIMTKDYFKRVVEFAHENQVIVCHDAAYSEIFYDGRRPASFLEVEGAKDVGVEFHSLSKTYNMTGWRIGFAVGNKDVLAGLGKVKSNLDSGCFEAIQAAGITALGLDDSVTDGLRKVYQERRDTLVPGLKKLGLEVDPPPAAFYVWVTVPKGYTSASFTAHLLEKAGIVTTPGNGFGAPGEGYIRMTVCTTKERLAEAVERIKKAGF, from the coding sequence ATGGGCGGTTTTCCAATCGAAGTTGCAACCAGAATTAAGACACTTCCCCTCTACCTTTTTGCCGCGATCGACAAGATGAAGCAGGAAGCGATCGCGCGGGGGGTGGATATCATCAACCTCGGCATCGGTGACCCGGATCTGCCGACGCCGGCCCCGATCATTGAGAGCCTCGCACAAGCGGCTAAGAATCCCAAGCACCACCAATATCCGTCCTACGAAGGCATGCTGACGTTCCGTAAAGCCGTGGCCGATTGGTACAAGCGACGCTTCGACGTAACGCTCGATCCGGCCAACGAAGTGCTAACCTTGATCGGCTCGAAGGAAGGCATCGGCCACATCCACCTCGCGTTCGTCGACCCGGGCGACGTGGTATTGGTTCCAAGCCCCGGCTATCCCGTGTACCCGGTGGGGACCAGTTTCTCCGGCGGGGTATCCCACATTATGCCACTCACGAAATCGAACGGCTTCCTACCGGATTTGAAGGCGATCCCCAAAGACGTCGCGAAGAAAGCCAAATTGATGTGGCTGAATTCGCCGAATAATCCGACCTCTGTCATTATGACCAAGGACTACTTCAAGCGTGTTGTCGAGTTTGCCCATGAGAATCAAGTCATCGTCTGTCACGACGCAGCCTACTCGGAAATTTTCTACGACGGCAGGCGGCCGGCGAGCTTTCTGGAGGTTGAGGGAGCCAAGGACGTCGGGGTGGAATTTCATTCGTTGTCCAAAACTTACAACATGACCGGTTGGCGTATCGGCTTTGCGGTGGGCAACAAAGATGTCTTGGCCGGACTCGGCAAGGTGAAGAGCAATTTGGACTCCGGTTGCTTCGAGGCGATCCAGGCAGCTGGGATCACAGCCTTGGGCCTGGACGATTCCGTCACAGACGGCTTGAGAAAAGTTTATCAGGAGCGGCGCGATACATTGGTGCCCGGCTTGAAGAAACTGGGGTTGGAGGTTGATCCGCCTCCGGCCGCCTTTTATGTCTGGGTAACCGTTCCGAAAGGGTACACGTCTGCTTCTTTCACGGCTCATTTATTGGAAAAGGCCGGCATCGTGACGACACCGGGCAATGGTTTCGGTGCACCGGGCGAAGGGTACATCAGGATGACCGTGTGTACGACGAAGGAACGTCTGGCGGAGGCGGTAGAGCGGATCAAGAAGGCGGGATTCTGA
- a CDS encoding MazG nucleotide pyrophosphohydrolase domain-containing protein yields the protein MMSDAQSMVEAFHRAFDILVHRSPTVVDERTRELRIRLIQEEFEELKEALIDGDLESISKELADLLYVVYGTAVSYGIDMDPVFREVHRSNMSKVGGYKREDGKWVKPATYSPACLEPILAEQSGASSVTLEPEAAG from the coding sequence ATGATGTCGGATGCACAATCCATGGTCGAGGCATTTCACCGCGCCTTTGACATTCTGGTGCATCGCAGCCCCACCGTTGTGGATGAGCGGACGCGTGAACTGCGAATCAGATTGATTCAGGAGGAGTTCGAAGAGCTGAAAGAAGCGCTAATCGATGGCGACCTTGAGTCGATCTCCAAAGAACTCGCCGATCTCCTCTACGTGGTCTATGGCACGGCCGTGTCCTACGGCATCGATATGGATCCTGTTTTTCGAGAGGTCCATCGGTCCAATATGAGTAAGGTGGGCGGCTACAAGCGGGAAGATGGCAAATGGGTGAAGCCGGCAACCTACTCGCCGGCATGCCTTGAACCGATTCTGGCTGAGCAAAGCGGGGCATCATCGGTCACGCTCGAGCCCGAAGCTGCTGGCTAA
- a CDS encoding PEP/pyruvate-binding domain-containing protein, with protein MDRPLLLPLNACTDPGVVGGKAAGLARLIAHGFRVPSGLCVTTEAYQAYLEARGFSLPERWTRLLRASTADRVRVLTECQTLIRNVECHDLIEQVQRALSQLDRPAHALWAVRSSATNEDAVHASFAGLYRTHLGVPLSEMERAIKDLWTSIWDDRVVQYHQQSGLTKTAPAMAVVIQPMLDGQVAGVAYSVHPLTGRADTVLVNAVPGIAASLVEGTVTPDQYVVRVGPDVRTMSVAERIIAKKERVLRLSEEGVREEAVSLGDAGRTSLTDEQLTELARVTKEVERALRNPVDIEWLIDERGMWLLQARPITRRPASFPLTNDDGEWSRANFKETLPELPSPMGLSFLERFMEAYIIAPYRRLGCTIPAGMTSVRVLHGRPYINMTLMHSLILQLRGNPSLVTEQMGGESPTMMPEVQPLGWSSFLRAGWLSLREMGKAAKYGPTWFKEMKDFAALYQPAHLRRLTDRDVSSRLDDLERWLDTHELTFGIAGGVSLCLQALGTFLPPWAGADWRALLNAALQGQGSVVSAQQIVLLAELAETARSEPAAFYLLTTDAPIRADFRQILKNTEFLRAFDRYLEEYGHRGVGESDVMSPRFADQPELLLSIVRAQLLSPAHTTPADILARQAATRAHALAEIRRRCAWFFYRWWIFLWWYRRLCRFFALREANRHHLMFYSTAARNLLLRLGELLVERGLLVSREDLFFLTLEERVDVTAGRQRDWREIVQARRMERERQRLVTVPDTIRVWKEVRDGLAGHGVDLSEKVFKGIPVSAGSVSGPARLVRSMADWGKVKRGDIIVTSVIDPGMAPLFVIAAGLVAEMGGTLSHGAIIAREYGLPAVVNVSGATVRIHEGEFLMVDAMQGAIVVRREAAVTS; from the coding sequence TCGTCGGTGGGAAGGCGGCCGGTTTGGCACGCCTGATCGCGCATGGGTTTCGTGTTCCCTCGGGTCTCTGTGTGACGACAGAAGCCTATCAAGCCTATCTTGAGGCTCGGGGTTTCTCTCTGCCGGAGCGGTGGACCCGGCTTCTTCGGGCATCGACAGCTGACAGGGTACGCGTCCTGACTGAATGTCAGACCCTGATTCGAAACGTGGAATGTCACGATTTGATTGAGCAGGTACAACGGGCTCTCAGCCAACTCGACCGACCGGCCCATGCTCTCTGGGCGGTGCGATCATCCGCGACGAACGAAGATGCCGTCCATGCCAGCTTTGCAGGCCTGTACCGAACACATCTCGGTGTGCCGCTGTCCGAAATGGAACGGGCGATCAAAGATCTCTGGACCTCCATCTGGGATGACCGAGTGGTGCAGTACCATCAGCAATCGGGATTGACGAAGACAGCACCCGCGATGGCAGTCGTCATTCAACCTATGCTCGATGGTCAAGTCGCCGGAGTGGCCTACTCCGTTCATCCGCTGACTGGTCGAGCCGATACAGTGCTGGTGAATGCTGTTCCGGGAATCGCCGCGTCATTGGTAGAGGGAACGGTCACGCCGGATCAGTATGTGGTGCGAGTCGGCCCTGATGTGAGGACCATGTCGGTCGCGGAACGGATCATCGCCAAGAAAGAACGGGTCCTGCGTCTGAGTGAGGAGGGTGTCCGAGAAGAAGCCGTCTCACTCGGCGATGCCGGGCGCACAAGCCTGACGGATGAGCAGTTGACTGAGCTGGCCCGAGTGACCAAAGAGGTCGAACGGGCACTGCGCAATCCTGTCGATATCGAATGGCTCATCGACGAACGAGGGATGTGGCTGCTGCAGGCACGCCCCATCACCCGTCGGCCTGCTTCCTTCCCGCTCACGAATGACGACGGCGAGTGGTCACGCGCGAACTTCAAAGAAACGCTGCCGGAGCTGCCGAGCCCGATGGGCCTCTCGTTTCTTGAACGGTTCATGGAAGCCTACATCATCGCTCCCTATCGACGGCTCGGTTGCACGATCCCCGCTGGGATGACATCGGTCCGAGTTCTTCACGGCCGTCCCTACATCAACATGACGTTGATGCATTCACTGATCTTGCAGCTACGCGGCAATCCGTCGCTTGTCACGGAACAGATGGGAGGAGAATCTCCGACAATGATGCCGGAGGTGCAGCCACTCGGATGGAGTTCCTTCTTGCGAGCCGGATGGCTGAGTTTGCGGGAAATGGGAAAGGCCGCGAAATACGGCCCCACCTGGTTTAAAGAAATGAAAGACTTCGCGGCCCTCTACCAGCCAGCCCATCTTCGTCGGCTCACCGATAGGGACGTCTCCTCTCGTCTGGATGACCTTGAGCGGTGGCTCGATACACACGAGCTCACGTTTGGGATTGCCGGAGGAGTGTCTCTGTGCCTTCAGGCGCTGGGAACCTTCTTACCTCCCTGGGCGGGTGCAGATTGGCGAGCCCTGCTGAATGCCGCGCTTCAAGGACAAGGATCGGTGGTCAGCGCTCAGCAAATCGTGCTGTTGGCGGAATTGGCCGAGACCGCCCGGTCCGAACCGGCAGCCTTCTATCTGCTGACAACAGACGCGCCGATTCGGGCGGACTTTCGACAGATTTTAAAAAACACCGAGTTCCTTCGGGCATTCGATCGGTATCTGGAGGAGTATGGTCATCGTGGTGTCGGGGAATCAGATGTCATGTCTCCTCGGTTTGCAGATCAGCCGGAACTGTTGCTATCGATCGTACGTGCCCAACTCCTGTCTCCAGCCCATACAACCCCCGCCGACATTCTTGCCCGTCAGGCTGCTACCAGAGCGCACGCGCTGGCTGAAATCCGGCGGCGATGTGCGTGGTTCTTCTATCGATGGTGGATTTTTCTCTGGTGGTATCGACGCCTCTGCCGATTCTTTGCCCTGCGAGAAGCGAATCGGCATCATCTGATGTTTTACTCGACCGCGGCCAGGAACCTTTTGCTTCGCCTGGGCGAATTACTCGTAGAGCGAGGCCTGCTCGTTTCACGGGAGGACCTATTCTTCCTGACGCTCGAGGAACGGGTCGATGTGACAGCTGGCCGGCAGCGTGATTGGCGTGAAATTGTGCAAGCCCGTCGCATGGAGCGCGAGCGCCAACGACTGGTTACCGTGCCCGATACGATTCGAGTCTGGAAAGAAGTTCGTGATGGGCTCGCCGGACACGGTGTCGATCTGTCCGAAAAAGTGTTCAAGGGAATCCCCGTCAGTGCCGGTTCTGTTTCTGGGCCGGCTCGGCTTGTTCGGTCCATGGCCGACTGGGGAAAAGTTAAGAGAGGCGATATCATCGTCACGTCAGTGATCGATCCCGGCATGGCTCCGCTCTTTGTCATCGCCGCGGGTCTCGTTGCCGAGATGGGAGGAACCTTGTCACACGGTGCCATCATCGCGCGCGAATACGGCTTACCGGCCGTTGTCAATGTGTCAGGCGCCACTGTTCGGATACATGAGGGTGAGTTTCTTATGGTTGATGCGATGCAGGGAGCCATCGTCGTACGACGAGAGGCCGCCGTCACGTCGTGA
- the folK gene encoding 2-amino-4-hydroxy-6-hydroxymethyldihydropteridine diphosphokinase, translating to MRETVFIGFGSNVGDRVDFCDRAVTLLSLLPHSQVAGVSLLYETEPVYDHAQPGDGWFLNGAIQLDTEVTPRSLLTVLREIERSLGRDDENRLGPRTIDLDILFYGQRIINEPDLVVPHPRLHQRRFVLMPLSELDPLWMHPTRQRTVSQMLAEAQDRSEVRLLFPQPSMRYGSRPACSPPQGS from the coding sequence ATGAGAGAGACTGTCTTCATCGGGTTCGGGTCGAACGTCGGCGACCGAGTCGATTTCTGCGACCGGGCTGTGACCTTGTTGAGTCTGCTGCCCCATTCTCAAGTCGCGGGCGTCTCGCTGCTCTATGAAACGGAGCCGGTCTACGACCATGCTCAACCCGGAGACGGCTGGTTTCTCAACGGGGCCATCCAGTTGGACACCGAGGTCACCCCACGCAGCCTTCTGACGGTGCTTCGCGAAATCGAGCGCTCGCTCGGGCGGGATGACGAAAACCGATTAGGCCCGAGAACCATCGACCTGGACATCCTCTTCTACGGACAGCGGATTATCAACGAGCCTGACCTTGTCGTGCCGCATCCGCGACTCCATCAACGCCGATTCGTCCTCATGCCCTTGAGCGAACTCGATCCCCTGTGGATGCATCCGACGCGCCAGCGTACAGTCAGTCAGATGCTCGCCGAGGCGCAGGATCGGTCAGAGGTCCGCCTGCTGTTTCCCCAGCCTTCCATGCGGTATGGGTCACGCCCCGCGTGTAGTCCCCCTCAAGGCTCATGA
- the rmuC gene encoding DNA recombination protein RmuC, protein MVDSTVLTIGLLAGGALGALIAGFSVTARLRGRLQGQLLNLTERAQRAETLADELRRQVETDRTELGQVRQQLSDSLRARAVAETLVAETSRYVEEQKSLLAQSRQELAETFQALSGEALKQNNDAFLNLAKVAFESLQIEAKGDLAQRQQAIDSIVQPLQDSLKRYDEHLRQMEQARQGAYGSLDQHLKLLAESQQRLQQETGNLVNALRAPAVRGRWGEITLKRVAELAGMVAHCDFVEQESVTVDDGRLRPDMIVQLPGGRQVIVDAKTVLAGYLDAHEATTEERRLEGLRRHAAQVRSRMDELSLKAYWNQFDQAPEFVVLFLPGEQFLGAALEQDPQLIEEGFSRGVVLATPTTLMALLRAVAYGWRQEQLTAHADEAGRLGKDLYERMAVLAEHLNDVGQALGKSVSSYNKAVGSLETRILPAARRFKDLGVSSDKEITSLDPLELVPRKALPYEP, encoded by the coding sequence ATGGTTGATAGTACTGTCTTGACGATTGGGTTGCTTGCCGGAGGAGCACTCGGTGCGCTGATCGCTGGTTTTTCTGTTACTGCCCGCCTACGTGGACGCCTCCAGGGACAACTTCTGAATCTGACCGAGCGCGCCCAACGTGCCGAAACGTTGGCTGATGAGTTGCGGCGACAGGTCGAGACTGATCGAACGGAGCTTGGTCAAGTCAGGCAGCAACTCTCCGATTCGTTGCGGGCACGAGCGGTGGCCGAGACGCTGGTCGCTGAGACCAGTCGGTATGTCGAAGAACAGAAATCGCTGCTAGCTCAATCGCGGCAGGAATTAGCTGAAACCTTCCAGGCCTTGTCCGGTGAAGCGCTCAAGCAGAACAACGACGCATTTCTGAATCTTGCCAAGGTGGCGTTCGAGAGTTTGCAGATCGAAGCCAAGGGCGATCTGGCTCAACGTCAACAGGCGATCGACAGCATCGTGCAGCCGTTGCAGGATTCGCTCAAGCGATATGACGAGCATCTGCGCCAGATGGAGCAAGCCCGACAAGGCGCCTACGGGAGCCTTGATCAGCACCTCAAGTTGCTTGCCGAGTCGCAGCAGCGACTACAGCAGGAAACCGGGAATCTGGTCAACGCGCTGCGGGCGCCCGCCGTGCGAGGCCGCTGGGGTGAGATCACGCTCAAGCGAGTGGCCGAACTGGCCGGCATGGTGGCGCACTGCGATTTTGTCGAGCAAGAGTCCGTCACGGTCGACGATGGGCGTCTCCGGCCGGACATGATCGTTCAGCTTCCCGGAGGCCGACAGGTCATTGTGGATGCCAAAACGGTCTTGGCCGGGTATCTCGATGCCCATGAGGCGACCACCGAGGAACGGCGTCTGGAGGGATTGCGTCGACATGCAGCGCAGGTACGATCCCGCATGGATGAGTTGAGCCTCAAAGCTTATTGGAACCAGTTTGATCAGGCACCGGAGTTCGTCGTGCTCTTCCTACCGGGCGAACAGTTTCTCGGGGCGGCCCTTGAACAGGATCCTCAACTCATCGAAGAAGGATTTTCCCGTGGGGTGGTCCTGGCCACGCCGACAACCCTGATGGCGCTTTTACGCGCGGTGGCCTACGGCTGGCGACAGGAACAATTGACGGCCCATGCCGACGAGGCTGGCCGATTAGGAAAGGATCTCTATGAACGGATGGCCGTGCTGGCAGAGCACCTCAATGATGTGGGGCAGGCACTCGGGAAAAGTGTCTCGTCGTACAACAAAGCGGTGGGGTCGCTGGAAACGAGGATCTTGCCGGCCGCGCGCCGGTTCAAAGACCTGGGCGTGTCATCCGACAAGGAAATCACCTCGTTAGATCCGTTGGAGTTGGTGCCACGCAAAGCATTGCCGTACGAACCCTGA